The following proteins are co-located in the Dermochelys coriacea isolate rDerCor1 chromosome 4, rDerCor1.pri.v4, whole genome shotgun sequence genome:
- the LOC119854896 gene encoding uncharacterized protein LOC119854896 encodes MNGKDNAQFDDAFLEDPETLDSVASSSEDEPGPPCFCSTPIQNVEEDSEDDGYEEFRRKLGMELTEPVPCRERKKVMQTIVCVAVYAVLNHCLREKLFEDCEGCVIDAPGQQHHDCATWTSVDINCKLWGLCAELCLESLLNTVIAIGYAMQCLCLTQEHLAQGVPLINAVQFSGDPDHILQKMTKPEDACLEHYIDRLVCTKSYRTLLKKKAICKQSKRIKLENGEGPNMQYKTW; translated from the exons ATGAACGGAAAAGACAACGCTCAG TTTGACGATGCCTTTCTAGAGGACCCGGAGACCCTGGACAGCGTTGCATCAAGCAGCGAAGATGAACCAGGCCCACCTTGTTTTTGCTCCACGCCGATACAAAATGTTGAAGAGGACTCCGAGGATGACGGCTATGAGGAGTTTAGGAGGAAGCTTGGCATGGAACTGACTGAGCCAGTGCCATGTCGTGAGCGTAAAAAAGTCATGCAGACTATTGTATGTGTTGCTGTTTATGCTGTTCTTAATCACTGTCTtagggaaaagctttttgaagatTGTGAGGGCTGTGTCATAGATGCACCAGGCCAGCAGCACCATGACTGTGCGACTTGGACTTCAGTGGATATAAACTGCAAGCTCTGGGGCCTgtgtgctgagctgtgtttggAAAGCTTATTAAACACTGTTATTGCCATAGGTTATGCTATGCAATGTCTGTGCCTAACCCAAGAACATTTAGCGCAAGGGGTGCCCTTGATAAATGCTGTGCAATTCAGTGGAGACCCTGACCACATTTTACAGAAAATGACCAAACCAGAAGACGCCTGCTTAGAGCATTATATTGACCGTCTGGTCTGCACAAAAAGTTACAGAACCCTGCTTAAGAAAAAGGCTATTTGTAAGCaatctaaaaggattaagttaGAAAATGGTGAGGGGCCAAACATGCAATATAAAACTTGGTag